The Gossypium hirsutum isolate 1008001.06 chromosome A03, Gossypium_hirsutum_v2.1, whole genome shotgun sequence genome contains the following window.
TGTATTGATGTTTTTCAAACATTTAAACCGCCTATAATATCGAGAAATCATTTGAAATTCTCTTAAGACCACTCTTTTACAATCCGATGTTACAGGCTCTCGAGGAAAAAAGATTGTTTATGGTGGATTTCCATGATATGCTTTTGCCTTTTATCAAGAGGATAAACAACTTACCAGGGAGAAAGTCTTATGCATCCCGGACGGTGTTCTTCTATACCAAGACCGGTATTCTAAGACCAATAGCTATCGAGCTTTCACTTCCTCCCACACCTTCATCAAATCGGAACAAATATGTTTATACTCATGGACATGATGCTACAACATACTGGATTTGGAAACTAGCCAAAGCTCATGTTTGTGCAAATGATGCCGGTGTCCATCAGCTTGCAAATCACTGGTAAAACATGAACAGTTTCAAAACCCGTATCTTTTTTTCGTCCAGACATATCTGGTTAACTTTAATGCATATCTTGTTACATTCTATTCATGCTATTAtgttatgatatttatttttcgGGAATGGGGGTAATTGGAACGTTTTAGGTTGCGTACTCATGCTTGCATGGAGCCATACATAATTGCAACTCACAGACAGCTTAGCTCAATGCACCCTATTTACAAGCTGCTTCACCCTCATATGCGCTACACGCTAGAAATTAATGCACTTGCACGACAAAGTTTAATTAACGGAGGTGGGATAATTGAGGCTTCTTTCAGCCCCGGAAAGTATGCCATGGAACTAAGTGCTGCTGCTTACGAGAGTTGGCGGTTTGACAGGGAAGCATTGCCTGCGGACCTGATTCATAGGTAAGGCTCGATATTAGATAGTTGAATTATCCTCCGCCAAAGAACAATATTAGATAACCGCGGTGCAATTTTCAGGGGCATGGCAGTGGAGGATCCTTCAGCTCCCGGTGGCCTGAAACTTTTGATCGAGGACTACCCTTATGCAGCCGATGGACTGCTCATTTGGTCTGCCATCAAAGAATGGGTAGAATCCTATGTCGAACACTTTTACACCGAACCCGATTCCGTCACGTCTGATGTTGAGCTCCAAGCCTGGTGGAGTGAGATCAAGAACCGAGGTCACCATGACAAAAGGAATGAACCCTGGTGGCCTAAACTCGCCACGAAAGAAGACTTGTCTGGCATACTTACAACAATGATCTGGACTGCATCAGGCCAGCATGCAGCTATAAACTTCGGACAGTACCCATTCGGAGGATACATGCCAAACCGTCCCACTCTCATGAGGAAACTTATACCGCAAGAAACCGATCCCGACTTTGAGAAATTCATGCAGAACCCTCAGCGCACATTTCTATCCTCGTTGCCGACACAGCTTCAAGCAACCAAAATCATGGCCGTTCAAGACACTTTATCAACTCATTCTCCAGATGAAGAGTACTTGGGTAAAATGAACGAATTTCATAGCAGCTGGATCAATGATCATAAAGTGTTACAAATGTTTGACCAATTCGCCGCAAAACTTGGGGAAATCGAGGAAATCATAAACGAAAGAAACAAGGATATGAGACTTAAAAACCGAACCGGTGCAGGCATTCCTCCATACGAACTGCTGCTGCCTTCATCAGGCCCTGGTGTAACTGGTCGTGGAATTCCCAACAGCATTTCCATATGATGAAATTTAGTACGTAGTTGTAGTAATAATACTAGGTTTCTTTTTAGTTatggtttttattaaaaaaaaattatatttggtgCATCGTTTTCATTGTGTAGAGCTCAGAGACA
Protein-coding sequences here:
- the LOC107886453 gene encoding lipoxygenase 6, chloroplastic isoform X2; the protein is MKENITEKIENKWEMLMNGIGRGILIQLISEEIDPVTNSGKSVEACVRGWLPKPPEHDNILQYVADFTVPSDFGRPGAVLITNQHAKEFHLLEIVVQDFDGVPIYFSANTWIHSRNDNPESRIIFRNQAYLPSQTPPGIKDLRREDLLSICGNGKGERMPHERIYDYDVYNDLGKPDKDKDLARPVLGGEERPYPRRCRTGRPASKIDPLCESRIEKPHPVYVPRDEAFEEIKQDTFSAGRLKALLHNLVPLMAATLSSSDIPFTCFSEIDKLYNDGFILKDDEQRKLGDNLFIGNMMKQVLNVGQKLLKYEIPAVIRKDRFSWLRDNEFARQALAGVNPVNIEILKEFPILSKLDPAIYGPPESVITKELIEQELHGMSVDKALEEKRLFMVDFHDMLLPFIKRINNLPGRKSYASRTVFFYTKTGILRPIAIELSLPPTPSSNRNKYVYTHGHDATTYWIWKLAKAHVCANDAGVHQLANHWLRTHACMEPYIIATHRQLSSMHPIYKLLHPHMRYTLEINALARQSLINGGGIIEASFSPGKYAMELSAAAYESWRFDREALPADLIHRGMAVEDPSAPGGLKLLIEDYPYAADGLLIWSAIKEWVESYVEHFYTEPDSVTSDVELQAWWSEIKNRGHHDKRNEPWWPKLATKEDLSGILTTMIWTASGQHAAINFGQYPFGGYMPNRPTLMRKLIPQETDPDFEKFMQNPQRTFLSSLPTQLQATKIMAVQDTLSTHSPDEEYLGKMNEFHSSWINDHKVLQMFDQFAAKLGEIEEIINERNKDMRLKNRTGAGIPPYELLLPSSGPGVTGRGIPNSISI